The following are encoded together in the Ascochyta rabiei chromosome 19, complete sequence genome:
- a CDS encoding Gluconolactonase codes for MSDYPAEFQVYSEPGRTILGDNPILELLLENNDRPFAHEAGVFIPESNTLFVTSNQYPHPDTNQPHIHISRITLPSSIHSTETTCTQITTDNVPMANGGINYQNGILFCAQGTLTTPGGLAYMPLPSNPSDHTSTSSYASKLLIKSFHNRPFNSPNDVVVHSDGSLWFTDPIYGSEQGIRPPPRLPNQVYRFDPKTGGIRAVADGFGRPNGICFSPGEETCYVTDTDWIHGDGSTDETRASHIYAFDVKMYSGQPFLVNRRLFAMADTGIPDGIKCDVHGNLYSGCGDGVNIWSPGGVLLAKILVDGGVANFCFGRDGQLFLLNEHRLWRAQISPECKGALLRI; via the exons ATGTCCGACTACCCCGCAGAATTCCAGGTTTACAGTGAACCCGGACGTACCATCCTAGGTGACAATCCAATACTCGAactcctcttagagaacAATGACCGTCCATTTGCCCATGAAGCTGGCGTCTTCATTCCAGAATCAAACACTCTGTTCGTGACTAGCAACCAATATCCACATCCAGACACCAACCAGCCACACATCCACATCAGCCGCATCACTCTGCCTTCATCCATCCACAGCACCGAGACGACGTGTACCCAGATAACAACAGACAACGTCCCTATGGCCAATGGCGGCATAAACTACCAGAACGGCATCCTATTCTGCGCACAAGGAACACTCACCACCCCAGGTGGGCTGGCATACATGCCACTCCCCTCAAATCCAAGCGATCACACATCGACGAGCTCATATGCATCAAAATTACTGATAAAGTCTTTCCACAATCGGCCCTTCAACTCACCCAACGACGTCGTTGTTCACAGCGATGGAAGCCTATGGTTCACCGACCCCATCTACGGCTCCGAACAAGGCATTCGTCCTCCCCCACGGCTACCAAACCAGGTCTATCGCTTCGATCCCAAAACAGGAGGGATCAGAGCGGTGGCGGACGGGTTTGGGCGCCCGAACGGAATCTGCTTCAGTCCAGGGGAGGAGACGTGTTACGTGACGGACACGGATTGGATCCATGGTGATGGAAGCACGGATGAGACAAGAGCGTCACACAT ATATGCATTCGATGTGAAGATGTATTCCGGGCAGCCGTTTCTCGTCAACAGGCGCTTGTTTGCAATGGCCGATACGGGAATTCCTGATGGGATCAAGTGCGATGTACATGGCAATTTGTATAGTGGGTGTGGTGATGGTGTCAATATCTGGTCGCCTGGCGGTGTCTTGTTGGCGAAGATATTGGTTGATGGAGGTGTTGCTAATTTCTGCTTTGGTAGGGATGGACAGCTTTTCTTGCTGAATGAGCATAGGCTGTGGCGAGCACAGATCTCGCCAGAGTGTAAGGGTGCTCTACtcaggatctag